One genomic window of Gossypium hirsutum isolate 1008001.06 chromosome D11, Gossypium_hirsutum_v2.1, whole genome shotgun sequence includes the following:
- the LOC107913400 gene encoding uncharacterized protein isoform X1 — MFTQGLDKDAFRWVRAGGAAKNRDFFGVTMAAKQALDPITSLRNAGLPPSAKFRNGHLSHNIIPVNGDDDGSESDMDISSDSEEHVHDGQYSFISSPQDDKVHNVAAASMQKSEVHGHYGPQLKLGNGAQRPAQVCGGKADTVDKQFSDSACSTEVSYMQYRSNNGGAPPGEAYNSDSYSSTVTSRVFHTGGMQKVKPFHYDTIIQDNSGDEILDQSVRTVEHGGTNESTNNMPTRRPIFHASGLGPWCAVLSYDACVRLCLNSWAKGCTEEAPYFLNQECAELRKAFGLRQVLLQPEEELLAKQSSELVSEAAAPKSKRFIGKMKVQVRKVKMGLDPPPGCNLSIVKMESVHQRFCKVNLMLHSGWEALRKVRVAPNTPVNGSLSKQSVAYLQASSQYIKEVSKLLKTGVTTLRSNSTSYEEIPETYCCLLKLKSSSEDDVTKMQPGSSETHVFLPDGLGDDLIVKVHDSKGQYCGHVLAQVVSIADDPGDKLRWWPIYHEPDHELVGRIQLYIHYSTSQEENNLKCGSVAETVAYDLLMEVAMKVQHFQERNLLLHGPWKWLVNEFASYYGVSDAYTKLRYLSYIMDVATPTADCLTLIHDLLSPVKSNTKHKLSHQENRILGEVEDQVQQILNAIFENYKSLDESLPSGMMSVFKAATGSPAPALVPAIKLYSLLHDILTPEIQLKFCGYFQAAAKKRSRRHQAETDEFILTNNGSALMDPMTLSMSYQKMKFLISSIKNEIFTDIEIHKQNILPSFIDLPNLSVPIYSADLCSRLRAFLVSCPPPGPSRPVIELVIATADFQRDLSSSNIKPVKGGVEAKELFHSYITCWIEEKRHSLLDSCKLDKVKCSDIKTSQSTTPFIDDMYDRLTETLNEYEIIISRWPEFTIILENAVADVEKAIIKALERQYADVLAPLKDGLAPKIIGKYVQKFTKGTAVIYVVPDELGVLLNSMKRILFVLHPKIETKLKSWCPCTPPGGNAIPGERLSEITVMLRADFRNHIQAIVEKLAENTKVQTATKLKKIIQDSKETVVESDVRSRMQPLKDLLINTIENLHSVFEPHVFITVLRNFWDRMGQDVLHFMENRRENMSWYKGLRIAISVLDEIFAAQMQKLLGNALQEKDLEPPPSVIEVRSMFARIL; from the exons ATGTTCACCCAAGGCCTTGACAAGGATGCGTTCAGATGGGTTCGTGCG GGAGGTGCTGCCAAGAACAGAGATTTTTTCGGTGTGACCATGGCAGCAAAACAAGCACTTGATCCTATTACCAGTTTAAGAAATGCTGGATTACCTCCTTCTGCAAAATTTCGTAATGGACATTTATCCCATAATATAATACCTGTTAATGGCGATGATGATGGTTCAGAATCAGACATGGACATCTCATCTGATTCTGAAGAGCATGTCCATGACGGGCAGTACTCGTTCATTTCATCTCCACAAGATGATAAGGTGCATAATGTTGCAGCTGCTTCGATGCAGAAATCAGAGGTTCATGGTCATTATGGACCTCAGCTGAAACTAGGAAATGGTGCTCAGAGACCAGCTCAGGTCTGTGGTGGGAAGGCGGACACTGTAGATAAGCAATTTTCAGATTCTGCCTGTAGCACTGAAGTTTCGTATATGCAGTATAGAAGCAACAATGGTGGTGCACCTCCTGGGGAAGCATATAATTCAGATAGTTATTCTTCTACAGTTACTTCTAGG GTTTTTCATACTGGAGGAATGCAAAAGGTGAAGCCTTTTCACTATGATACCATTATTCAAGATAACAGTGGGGATGAGATTCTCGACCAATCAGTGAG GACTGTGGAACATGGAGGAACCAATGAATCCACTAATAATATGCCCACACGTCGCCCTATATTTCATGCAAG TGGGCTTGGTCCATGGTGTGCAGTGCTGTCTTATGATGCATGTGTACGTTTATGCTTAAATTCATGGGCCAAAGGTTGCACAGAAGAGGCTCCCTACTTCTTGAATCAAGAATGTGCAGAGTTGCGGAAAGCATTTGG TCTACGGCAGGTCCTATTGCAGCCAGAAGAAGAGCTATTGGCAAAACAATCTTCTGAGTTAGTTAGTGAAGCAGCTGCTCCTAAATCAAAGAGGTTCATTGGCAAAATGAAAGTTCAAG TGCGTAAAGTCAAAATGGGTTTAGATCCTCCTCCTGGCTGCAATCTGTCTATAGTGAAGATGGAATCCGTTCATCAACGTTTCTGCAAAGTAAACTTGATGTTGCATTCTGGATGGGAAGCTCTTCGGAAAGTTCGAGTGGCTCCCAATACGCCTGTAAATGGTTCTCTTTCAAAGCAAAGCGTAGCTTATCTGCAGGCTAGCAGCCAGTATATAAAGGAGGTATCCAAGCTCTTGAAAACTGGAGTGACTACTTTGCGCAGCAATTCAACATCATATGAAGAAATTCCAG AAACATATTGTTGCTTGCTGAAATTGAAAAGTTCTTCTGAGGATGATGTGACCAAAATGCAACCAGGATCCAGTGAAACTCATGTGTT CTTACCTGATGGCCTTGGTGACGATTTGATTGTCAAAGTTCATGACTCCAAGGGGCAGTATTGTGGTCATGTCCTAGCACAAGTGGTTTCTATTGCCGATGACCCT GGTGACAAGCTTCGATGGTGGCCAATATATCATGAGCCGGATCATGAACTTGTTGGCCGGATTCAACTGTATATACACTATTCAACCAGTCAAGAGGAGAATAATCTCAAG TGTGGTTCTGTTGCAGAAACTGTAGCATATGATCTTTTGATGGAAGTCGCAATGAAAGTTCAGCACTTTCAGGAAAGAAATTTGTTGCTACATGGCCCTTGGAAGTGGTTGGTGAATGAATTTGCATCATACTATGGTGTATCAGATGCATATACAAAGTTAAG ATACCTTTCTTATATCATGGATGTGGCTACACCAACTGCGGACTGCCTTACATTAATACATGATTTACTATCTCCTGTGAAGTCCAATACCAAGCACAAATTAAGTCACCAAGAG AACCGCATCCTTGGGGAAGTTGAGGATCAGGTCCAGCAGATTTTAAATGCGATCTTTGAAAATTACAAGTCATTAGATGAATCATTGCCATCGGGGATGATGAGTGTTTTTAAGGCCGCCACTGGATCACCAGCTCCTGCCTTGGTCCCTGCCATCAAGCTTTATAGCCTATTACATGATATATTAACTCCCGAGATACAACTGAAGTTCTGTGGATACTTTCAG GCTGCTGCAAAAAAGAGATCAAGAAGGCACCAGGCTGAAACAGACGAGTTCATTTTGACTAATAATGGCAGTGCATTGATGGATCCAATGACTCTTTCAATGTCTTATCagaagatgaaatttttaatttcaagtatcaAGAATGAGATTTTCACCGATATAGAGATCCACAAGCAGAATATTCTTCCTAG TTTTATAGACCTTCCAAATCTTTCTGTACCCATATACAGTGCAGATCTTTGCAGTAGATTGCGAGCATTTCTTGTTTCATGCCCCCCTCCTGGCCCCTCTCGTCCTGTAATAGAACTTGTTATTGCAACAGCAGACTTTCAAAGAGATCTGTCTTCCTCAAATATTAA ACCTGTTAAAGGGGGAGTCGAGGCAAAAGAACTATTTCACTCTTATATAACATGTTGGATTGAAGAGAAGCGCCATTCTTTACTTGATTCATGCAAGCTAGATAAG GTTAAATGTTCTGATATTAAAACATCACAATCAACAACTCCTTTCATAGATGATATGTATGATCGGCTAACAGAGACattgaatgaatatgaaattatcatttcTCGCTGGCCAGAATTCACAATCATCTTGGAAAAT GCTGTAGCAGATGTTGAGAAAGCCATTATTAAAGCTTTAGAGAGACAATATGCTGATGTTCTAGCTCCACTGAAGGATGGCCTTGCTCCTAAGATAATTGGCAAATATGTTCAGAAATTCACCAAAGGAACTGCTGTCATCTACGTTGTTCCGGATGAG TTGGGAGTTCTTTTGAATTCCATGAAAAGGATACTTTTTGTACTGCATCCCAAGATAGAAACCAAGCTGAAGTCATGGTGTCCTTGCACTCCACCTGGTGGAAATGCAATTCCAGGAGAGCGTCTCAGTGAAATTACAGTAATGCTGAGGGCTGACTTCAGAAACCATATTCAAGCAATAGTGGAGAAACTTGCAGAGAAT acAAAAGTTCAGACTGCTACAAAATTGAAGAAGATAATCCAAGACTCAAAGGAAACTGTTGTTGAGTCGGATGTAAGAAGTAGAATGCAGCCTTTGAAAGATCTTTTGATAAATACGATAGAGAACCTCCATTCTGTTTTTGAGCCACATGTGTTCATAACCGTCCTTCGAAATTTTTGGGACCGGATGGGACAG GATGTTCTACACTTTATGGAAAACCGAAGAGAGAACATGTCCTGGTATAAGGGCTTAAGGATTGCGATTTCG GTGTTGGACGAAATCTTTGCGGCACAGATGCAGAAGTTGCTAGGGAATGCACTCCAGGAAAAAGATTTGGAGCCACCTCCATCTGTGATAGAAGTGCGGTCGATGTTTGCGAGGATTTTGTAA
- the LOC107913400 gene encoding uncharacterized protein isoform X2: MLDYLLLQNFKSEVHGHYGPQLKLGNGAQRPAQVCGGKADTVDKQFSDSACSTEVSYMQYRSNNGGAPPGEAYNSDSYSSTVTSRVFHTGGMQKVKPFHYDTIIQDNSGDEILDQSVRTVEHGGTNESTNNMPTRRPIFHASGLGPWCAVLSYDACVRLCLNSWAKGCTEEAPYFLNQECAELRKAFGLRQVLLQPEEELLAKQSSELVSEAAAPKSKRFIGKMKVQVRKVKMGLDPPPGCNLSIVKMESVHQRFCKVNLMLHSGWEALRKVRVAPNTPVNGSLSKQSVAYLQASSQYIKEVSKLLKTGVTTLRSNSTSYEEIPETYCCLLKLKSSSEDDVTKMQPGSSETHVFLPDGLGDDLIVKVHDSKGQYCGHVLAQVVSIADDPGDKLRWWPIYHEPDHELVGRIQLYIHYSTSQEENNLKCGSVAETVAYDLLMEVAMKVQHFQERNLLLHGPWKWLVNEFASYYGVSDAYTKLRYLSYIMDVATPTADCLTLIHDLLSPVKSNTKHKLSHQENRILGEVEDQVQQILNAIFENYKSLDESLPSGMMSVFKAATGSPAPALVPAIKLYSLLHDILTPEIQLKFCGYFQAAAKKRSRRHQAETDEFILTNNGSALMDPMTLSMSYQKMKFLISSIKNEIFTDIEIHKQNILPSFIDLPNLSVPIYSADLCSRLRAFLVSCPPPGPSRPVIELVIATADFQRDLSSSNIKPVKGGVEAKELFHSYITCWIEEKRHSLLDSCKLDKVKCSDIKTSQSTTPFIDDMYDRLTETLNEYEIIISRWPEFTIILENAVADVEKAIIKALERQYADVLAPLKDGLAPKIIGKYVQKFTKGTAVIYVVPDELGVLLNSMKRILFVLHPKIETKLKSWCPCTPPGGNAIPGERLSEITVMLRADFRNHIQAIVEKLAENTKVQTATKLKKIIQDSKETVVESDVRSRMQPLKDLLINTIENLHSVFEPHVFITVLRNFWDRMGQDVLHFMENRRENMSWYKGLRIAISVLDEIFAAQMQKLLGNALQEKDLEPPPSVIEVRSMFARIL; encoded by the exons ATGCTGGATTACCTCCTTCTGCAAAATTTC AAATCAGAGGTTCATGGTCATTATGGACCTCAGCTGAAACTAGGAAATGGTGCTCAGAGACCAGCTCAGGTCTGTGGTGGGAAGGCGGACACTGTAGATAAGCAATTTTCAGATTCTGCCTGTAGCACTGAAGTTTCGTATATGCAGTATAGAAGCAACAATGGTGGTGCACCTCCTGGGGAAGCATATAATTCAGATAGTTATTCTTCTACAGTTACTTCTAGG GTTTTTCATACTGGAGGAATGCAAAAGGTGAAGCCTTTTCACTATGATACCATTATTCAAGATAACAGTGGGGATGAGATTCTCGACCAATCAGTGAG GACTGTGGAACATGGAGGAACCAATGAATCCACTAATAATATGCCCACACGTCGCCCTATATTTCATGCAAG TGGGCTTGGTCCATGGTGTGCAGTGCTGTCTTATGATGCATGTGTACGTTTATGCTTAAATTCATGGGCCAAAGGTTGCACAGAAGAGGCTCCCTACTTCTTGAATCAAGAATGTGCAGAGTTGCGGAAAGCATTTGG TCTACGGCAGGTCCTATTGCAGCCAGAAGAAGAGCTATTGGCAAAACAATCTTCTGAGTTAGTTAGTGAAGCAGCTGCTCCTAAATCAAAGAGGTTCATTGGCAAAATGAAAGTTCAAG TGCGTAAAGTCAAAATGGGTTTAGATCCTCCTCCTGGCTGCAATCTGTCTATAGTGAAGATGGAATCCGTTCATCAACGTTTCTGCAAAGTAAACTTGATGTTGCATTCTGGATGGGAAGCTCTTCGGAAAGTTCGAGTGGCTCCCAATACGCCTGTAAATGGTTCTCTTTCAAAGCAAAGCGTAGCTTATCTGCAGGCTAGCAGCCAGTATATAAAGGAGGTATCCAAGCTCTTGAAAACTGGAGTGACTACTTTGCGCAGCAATTCAACATCATATGAAGAAATTCCAG AAACATATTGTTGCTTGCTGAAATTGAAAAGTTCTTCTGAGGATGATGTGACCAAAATGCAACCAGGATCCAGTGAAACTCATGTGTT CTTACCTGATGGCCTTGGTGACGATTTGATTGTCAAAGTTCATGACTCCAAGGGGCAGTATTGTGGTCATGTCCTAGCACAAGTGGTTTCTATTGCCGATGACCCT GGTGACAAGCTTCGATGGTGGCCAATATATCATGAGCCGGATCATGAACTTGTTGGCCGGATTCAACTGTATATACACTATTCAACCAGTCAAGAGGAGAATAATCTCAAG TGTGGTTCTGTTGCAGAAACTGTAGCATATGATCTTTTGATGGAAGTCGCAATGAAAGTTCAGCACTTTCAGGAAAGAAATTTGTTGCTACATGGCCCTTGGAAGTGGTTGGTGAATGAATTTGCATCATACTATGGTGTATCAGATGCATATACAAAGTTAAG ATACCTTTCTTATATCATGGATGTGGCTACACCAACTGCGGACTGCCTTACATTAATACATGATTTACTATCTCCTGTGAAGTCCAATACCAAGCACAAATTAAGTCACCAAGAG AACCGCATCCTTGGGGAAGTTGAGGATCAGGTCCAGCAGATTTTAAATGCGATCTTTGAAAATTACAAGTCATTAGATGAATCATTGCCATCGGGGATGATGAGTGTTTTTAAGGCCGCCACTGGATCACCAGCTCCTGCCTTGGTCCCTGCCATCAAGCTTTATAGCCTATTACATGATATATTAACTCCCGAGATACAACTGAAGTTCTGTGGATACTTTCAG GCTGCTGCAAAAAAGAGATCAAGAAGGCACCAGGCTGAAACAGACGAGTTCATTTTGACTAATAATGGCAGTGCATTGATGGATCCAATGACTCTTTCAATGTCTTATCagaagatgaaatttttaatttcaagtatcaAGAATGAGATTTTCACCGATATAGAGATCCACAAGCAGAATATTCTTCCTAG TTTTATAGACCTTCCAAATCTTTCTGTACCCATATACAGTGCAGATCTTTGCAGTAGATTGCGAGCATTTCTTGTTTCATGCCCCCCTCCTGGCCCCTCTCGTCCTGTAATAGAACTTGTTATTGCAACAGCAGACTTTCAAAGAGATCTGTCTTCCTCAAATATTAA ACCTGTTAAAGGGGGAGTCGAGGCAAAAGAACTATTTCACTCTTATATAACATGTTGGATTGAAGAGAAGCGCCATTCTTTACTTGATTCATGCAAGCTAGATAAG GTTAAATGTTCTGATATTAAAACATCACAATCAACAACTCCTTTCATAGATGATATGTATGATCGGCTAACAGAGACattgaatgaatatgaaattatcatttcTCGCTGGCCAGAATTCACAATCATCTTGGAAAAT GCTGTAGCAGATGTTGAGAAAGCCATTATTAAAGCTTTAGAGAGACAATATGCTGATGTTCTAGCTCCACTGAAGGATGGCCTTGCTCCTAAGATAATTGGCAAATATGTTCAGAAATTCACCAAAGGAACTGCTGTCATCTACGTTGTTCCGGATGAG TTGGGAGTTCTTTTGAATTCCATGAAAAGGATACTTTTTGTACTGCATCCCAAGATAGAAACCAAGCTGAAGTCATGGTGTCCTTGCACTCCACCTGGTGGAAATGCAATTCCAGGAGAGCGTCTCAGTGAAATTACAGTAATGCTGAGGGCTGACTTCAGAAACCATATTCAAGCAATAGTGGAGAAACTTGCAGAGAAT acAAAAGTTCAGACTGCTACAAAATTGAAGAAGATAATCCAAGACTCAAAGGAAACTGTTGTTGAGTCGGATGTAAGAAGTAGAATGCAGCCTTTGAAAGATCTTTTGATAAATACGATAGAGAACCTCCATTCTGTTTTTGAGCCACATGTGTTCATAACCGTCCTTCGAAATTTTTGGGACCGGATGGGACAG GATGTTCTACACTTTATGGAAAACCGAAGAGAGAACATGTCCTGGTATAAGGGCTTAAGGATTGCGATTTCG GTGTTGGACGAAATCTTTGCGGCACAGATGCAGAAGTTGCTAGGGAATGCACTCCAGGAAAAAGATTTGGAGCCACCTCCATCTGTGATAGAAGTGCGGTCGATGTTTGCGAGGATTTTGTAA